One genomic region from Thermoplasma sp. Kam2015 encodes:
- a CDS encoding sulfurtransferase TusA family protein yields the protein VISVYSTDAGTKKDAPAWIQKSGQELVGVFDRNGYYEIVMKKVK from the coding sequence AAGTCATATCCGTGTACTCCACGGATGCAGGAACGAAGAAGGATGCGCCTGCATGGATACAGAAGTCAGGCCAGGAGCTGGTCGGAGTATTCGACAGAAACGGATACTACGAGATTGTGATGAAGAAGGTGAAGTGA